Within Streptomyces sp. SS1-1, the genomic segment TTCGCGGGAGGTGACGCCGTACATCGAGAACGAGTGCCGCAGCCGGTCGGAGGCAGCCGCGACGTCGAACGCGTCCTGCCCCGGACGAAGCTTGAGCCGCAGGACGAGCCCTGTACGAGTCGGGCGTAACCGAAGGATGCGCGGCACCCGGGACTCAGGCGCCGGCCGGTCGGCGATCCGGGCGAGGGCGAGGCGCCAACGCGAGGGCGGAACGGTCAACCCGCAGGCGTCCATGACCGAGGCGTACCGGAACAGGACCCGCAGCGCGGCGAAGGTGACCCCGAAGGTCAGCCAGTACCAGGCGGGACGCCGCCACCGCAGGAGACCCGCAGCGGCGACGACCAGCACCAGGGCGACCGTGAACGCGGTCATGATCAGGCCGCCTTGGGCTTCGCCGCAGCGTCGGCGAGCGAGGTGACGGCGACCGCGCGGAACGCGATGCCGTGCCGCTTCTGCCCGTTGAACTCGTTCTCCCACGGACGGGCGACCAGGCCGGTGAGGGCGACCGGGGTGCCCATGGCCAGCTCGGCGGAGATGCCCGGCTCCGGGACGGTGATGGAAAGGATCTCCACCTCGTCGTTGGCCGCGAACATCACGTCGACGGTCATCATCGTCGCGCCGGTCTCGGCGTCGGTGGCGATCTCGCCGGTACGGCGGTCCTTGACCTTGGGCTGCGGGGCCTTGGCGACCATCACGGTGGCGTTGGCGGTGTCGACGGGAATCTGGCGCACAGCAGATCACTCCTACGTAGATGCTGGACTCCGTCACTCATGTACATGAGTGACATGAAGAAGAGTGCATCACTCCTATACATGAGTCAACCCGCCGCGGGAACGAACTCGCGACGGGCTGTGGGTAGTTGAGCGGGCGTCAGTCTGCTGCCGGGATCCGATACTCGAAGACGAACTGGTCAGCGGCCATGAGCGTGTCGCAGACCTCGACCACCAGGCCCTCGGCCGTACGGGCTTCTCGGATCAGATGAACCAGGGGCGCACCCGGGCTGAGCGCCAGCTCGGAAGCCTCTGCCTTGGACGCCGGCCGCGCTTGCAGCGTCTCGACGAACTCGGCGAACTCGTGCCCGTGCTCTTCGAGTCGGGCGTAGATGCCACCGCCGCCAGGGTTCTCGGCGAACAGCTCCGGGATCTCCTTGACGACATCCCACGGCAGGTACGACGTCGCGGTCTCGACCGGCGTGCCGTTGCGGAAGTAGAGACGCCGGCGGGCGAGAACCTGAGTGCCGACGGGCACGCCCAGGCGGCGGGCGGCATCCTCGGGGGCCTCCATCGGCCCGATGTAGAGGACGCTCACCTTGGCGGAGGCGCCGGACTGCTCGGACTCGGCGAGATACGCGGCCTTGCCGCCCTGGCGCAGCGAGCGCCGGAAGCGGTCGGAGGAGCGGTGCCGCACGGGCGGCCGGTCCTTCACGATGGAGCCCTTGCCGTGCCGGGTCTCGACGAGGCCGCTCGCACGCACCTCGACCATGGCCTTACGGATGGTGCCGCCAGAGACGCCGTAGCGGTCAATCAGCTCGGACTCACTCGGCACCATGTCACCAGGCTTGAGGACCCCTGCCCGGATCTGCTGAACGATCTCGTTCGCGATCTGCACGTACCGAGGTACAGCCTTGTCTCCTCCTACCGCGGTTCCCATAGTCCTTCTCTTCCTCCTATGCTCCTGTACATGAGTCAATCACAGGAGGCAAGGCAGGCACCATCGCTGCACTCGGTATCCGTGGCCGGAGCCGTGGTGCGCGAGGACGGGCGCCTCCTGGCGATCCGCCGCGCCGACAACGGCACTTGGGAGCTCCCCGGCGGCGTACTCGAACTCGAAGAGACCCCCGAAGCGGGCGTCGCCCGCGAGGTCCTGGAGGAGACAGGCATCCAGGTCGAGGTGGACGAACTCACCGGCGTCTACAAGAACACGACCCGAGGCATCGTCGCCCTAGTCTTCCGCTGCAAGCCATCCGGCGGCGAGGAACGGACGTCCGACGAGTCGACGGCGGTTGCTTGGCTCACGCCCGACGAGGTGGCGGAGCGCATGTCCGAGGTCTTCGCGATCAGACTGTTGGATGCCTTGGATGGCAACGGTCCCCACGTACGAAGCCATGACGGCCGGCACCTCATCGCAGCGGGATAAGACTTTCCCTACTTCATCAAGGCCCGCGCACGGCGCGGGCGCGCGCCGCCTCTGCGGCGCGGCCTGCCTCCTGTCTTCGCCCCGGCTGGCCGCGCCCGGCGGCGCGCTCGGCGACTGCGGGCATGAAGGTGAGAGACACCCTCTGTGGCTGGGGCGGTCGTCTCCACGGCTTTAGAGGTCGTTCTCTTTCCGAACCTCGTGTGCGGTTTCCGCTGGTCCGGCATGGCATGGCGGCTGGCGAGGGAGTCTCGGTCCGTTGCTGGTCGAGACGTTGTGGGGGTGGCGGATGCCGTCGATGCGGGCGGTGCTGGAATCGCGGCAGAAGGCCGCGGCGGTGCGGGTGGAAGATCTCGAAGCCGAGTTGGAGCGGGTGCGGACGGCTCTGGCGGAGGCCGAAGAGGTGCTCAGGCGCCGGGTGATCGGCCTGGAGCAGTATCTGGAGGCGCTGGCCGAGGAGGAGGCGCCCGCCGTGGTGGGCGGCAGAGCACCGCAGAAGAAGCCGGTGGGGCCGCGCCGGGCGGTGCCCCACCGGGACAACGCCCCTGGAAGCGAGGTGTTGTCGGTGGACTACCAGGCGTTGATGGCCGCCGCGGTGGAGGCGGGAGGCGACGGGCTCGGCGCCCGGCGGGCGGCGGTGGTGCTGGGCTGGGACAGTGCGTCCGCCTCCCGCGTCGAGGGTGCGAGGGCACGGCTGAAGAGGCTGGTGGAACGGGGCTGGCTGGTCGAAGTCAAACCGGGCAGGTTCACGCTGCCCGCAGCGGAGCAGGGCTGTGCTGCCGGGCGGCCAGGCGGCGGCTCATGAGGGTGGTCATCGACCACAGGATGACGGCTTCGCTGGTGTCGGTGCGCCGTTCGTAGTCACGGACCAGGCGTCGGCTGCGCAGGAACCAGGCGAAAGATCGCTCCACCACCCAGCGGCGGGGCAGCACCTGGAAGCCCTGGACGTCGTCGCTGCGGCGGACGACGTCCAGGACGAGGGCGAGGTGCGCGGTAGCCCAGTCGACGAGGTGGCCGGTGTAACCGCCGTCGGCCCAGACCCGTGACAGCTGCCGGAAGCAGCCCGTCGCCGCCGACAGCAGGGTCCGGGCGGCGTCCCGGTCGGTCGTGGACGCCGGCGTGACCTGCACGGACAGCAACAGTCCAAGGGTGTCGGTGAGCAGGTGCCGCTTGCGTCCATTGATCTTCTTCCCGGCGTCGAAGCCCCGCGAGGTGAGGG encodes:
- a CDS encoding GntR family transcriptional regulator; protein product: MGTAVGGDKAVPRYVQIANEIVQQIRAGVLKPGDMVPSESELIDRYGVSGGTIRKAMVEVRASGLVETRHGKGSIVKDRPPVRHRSSDRFRRSLRQGGKAAYLAESEQSGASAKVSVLYIGPMEAPEDAARRLGVPVGTQVLARRRLYFRNGTPVETATSYLPWDVVKEIPELFAENPGGGGIYARLEEHGHEFAEFVETLQARPASKAEASELALSPGAPLVHLIREARTAEGLVVEVCDTLMAADQFVFEYRIPAAD
- a CDS encoding NUDIX hydrolase, which encodes MLLYMSQSQEARQAPSLHSVSVAGAVVREDGRLLAIRRADNGTWELPGGVLELEETPEAGVAREVLEETGIQVEVDELTGVYKNTTRGIVALVFRCKPSGGEERTSDESTAVAWLTPDEVAERMSEVFAIRLLDALDGNGPHVRSHDGRHLIAAG
- a CDS encoding IS5 family transposase, whose amino-acid sequence is MSDAEWALVRDLLPVPGWLAGRGGRPEGYCHRQMIDAVRYLVDNGIKWRAMPSDFPPWPRVYAFFARWRDAGLIAELHDRLRGCVRRAEGRDLEPSAAVIDSQSVKADATVALTSRGFDAGKKINGRKRHLLTDTLGLLLSVQVTPASTTDRDAARTLLSAATGCFRQLSRVWADGGYTGHLVDWATAHLALVLDVVRRSDDVQGFQVLPRRWVVERSFAWFLRSRRLVRDYERRTDTSEAVILWSMTTLMSRRLAARQHSPAPLRAA